The DNA window CAGCTCGACCGCCATTCACTTGCTCGCAGGTGAGTGGAGATCCACGGCAAGAAATTGGGTCATTCGAAAAATTATGAGCATTTCGATTATGATATCCGCTGGAtgggctggctggctggctgtctTGGGGCGCCGGTAAAATGCACTTtcgaaaatgaattaaaataacacCTCTCGAGTTTTGACATTTGACGGCGCTCGCTTCAAGAGGGGCTAAGGGCTTTTCGGTCTTTGTGGGATGGTCTACGCCGTCGACAGTGTTTGCATATCAATTATTGACAGCCGACAATTGCCTTGAGATGCTTGGTAATTGGCAattggcaactggcaactggcaactggcaagAGGCACACGTGTGCCGCATCGAAATGCCAAATCAATTTCCATGGATATGTCCATGGAGTACGTACCTACAAATCGGGCATGCCCATACCTATATCGATTGTACAACCCGTCGAGCGACATTTTTGTGCGCAGCACTTTTGcccatatttttattttcgttttcaatttCGCTTGCAGTTTCATTTCGCTTTGTTTACCCGGCTGTTGCTGTTTTTTCCGTTTCTTAATTATATACACTCGCgcacattgcgtatacgcaacgtgcGCCACGGTGGCACGTTTAACCCATTTTGGGGCATGACAACTTTTGCCGCTGCAGCCTGCCAAACGCGTCTCGAGTTGGCCAAAAGCCGCTCCGAGCCACGGCAACTGCGACTGGCTCTGCGGCCCACTGGCTGCCTTGATGATGATGTATGCACCGACACCGACGAGAGCCAGGCGGAATGCCACATGCTGCACGCTGCAAGTGAAAACTTTCACTTGTGCCTTGCATTACGCCACCAGAAGTCGCCGGGGGCAGAGCGTCGCGACTGGCGAGTGGAGTGTTAGAGCAGAGGCCAAATATTACGAAAGTGTTAGCTACTCTATGGAGTGGTATATCCATGGTCGTAGCTAGAATAATTATGAATGCTAGGTATCAAATTATACTATTTCCTGGTTAAGAATACATGGAGGAAGGGAGGGTacgaaattataaaataaattctgagagcttaataaaagaaaataaagattaggtttcctaaaatatattaaagttcCTTTCCATTGGCATTCAAGgctaaaataaagtttttatttcaatatatattttaaaaggaatACTGTTTCTAATAGAAGgagaaatattttacttgaaCATGATATTACTAGTCAAAAAATATTCACCAAAAAAGTAATCTTAACAAGTAGATACTTTTTCTAATGAATAATAATGGtctaactatttatttttttcgtatttGATGCATTAATTTCAAgtaaaactaaattttaaagtcTTAATTTgccttgtttatttattattattttttataatctaCAGATGCCGTGATATACAAAatgaatatataatataataatttaatatataaccctTAATATATACACTTTGTCAATGATTTACATCTTCGTCAATGATTCATCTGCAGATCAATCGTTGTTTACAGATGTATCTgtttctgtatctgtatctctatCTGACAGTGACAGCCAAATGGGGCTGAGGTGGTTTTTGTTTCTTAGCCGCTCTGATGCTGCTGCCCTTTCTATCATCTGGCAACTGGCTCAGTGGGCCGCAAAACGCAAAACGCAGGCAGTGGAAATGGGCTTCGAGGCACTGTCGATTCGCTGACTGACTGCTGACCTCTGCAGCATCTTGCCTCTTGCATCTTGTTTGCATTGTGCTTACCTCTCAACAAATCCGTCTCAATTTGTTCGTGTTTGACACTCTTTTCCACGGCCTTTGTCTCAGTGCTGCCACAcgatttgttttgatttggcTCCGTGGCCGTTGTTTCCATGTTGTTTTTATGGCCACAAAAAGGCGACATGGCTCGTAATTGCCGCCTGGCGTGCTGAGCACTCTGGAATGGAGGTCAAGTTGTGGTCGCCTCTTGTGTCACATGTCggcagatggagatggagatggagttGCAGATGAACATCGCTTGGGCAATCCAATGGGGTTGACAAAACATCGGTTTCGATAATTGGAAGGGCAATCAGCTCAATGCAAATGTCAATTAGTCGGCCGCAATTGCATCGACCGACTTGGGCAGCATTCAAAAAGCGATGTTTGAGATTTATTATCGCTGAGAACACTAAAAACCATTTATcacacaaaaaaatgtgttttaggAATTTATGTTTCCACTACTTACTAATATTAGAGTGACTGTGATGTAATTTCTGGAGTACCCTTACTTAAAAATTCTCTCTCTAGTGTTAATTTCATTTgcaaaaattgcatttttttaacttcctttctttgAAAATACTCTCAAACCTAGGAAGAGGACAAAAGCAATAGGATGAGAGCGAGACAAGACTCATTGATTATCAAATCTTGTAACTATTTTTATCAGTGCCCTGGAAACTGCCTGAAATGTCTGAAACTCATATTTCAGACTAAAGCCACCTTTCTTGGTATTACTAAATCCTGCAGCGAAATGTCGCATTGTCAGCCGCTTGGAATAGCAATGAGAGCGCCTGGTTTAAATGGCATTTAAGCTGTCTACACGGACCCCGctacgtatacgtaatattgGCGGGGAATGCATAAGTAGCCAGCACCACAGGCACTTGCACCGCACAGAACCAGCACACGTATCTATCGAACTGCATTGCATCTGCATCTCAGTCCATTCGTATCCATAAATACCAGCCGGCAAGTGGAGTGAACTGGAGGGCAAAGTGTGGAGCAGTGGCTCGGCTTGCATTGCATTAGATTGGCTGGGTTCGGTTCGGTCGGTGGCCCCTGAGGGGCTGGTCGAGACAACGTCACGAGCAATTAACTAAAGCGAAACTCCTTGACCACAACAGCAGTAGCTACACCGCGGGAGTGCAAATAgcacactgagaaaaacactGAGCACTTTTACTTcgcattttccaatttttaataacttgCATTCTTCAAGGCCCACCCTTTGCGCTTCGATTTTGTTTAAAAGTAAAACCCAAAGGACCTCAAATTATGAGTTATTCAATTGCTTTTGAATGCTGAGCCTAATCTGAAAAATAATGCCAACGTGGATGAATCACAGAAAGTCATACACAATTTCCATAACAGCTGAACGAAAAACAGTGTCACTGCTTTAGAAACTTCGGCTGTCCAAGTTACCATCCTGTGTTGCTCACAAAAAAGTGTGTCAAAAGTAAAGGAACTAACTAACTAGGGCCTtagttatataaattaatttaatacagCAGAGCGTTGCGTAGGTGAGGataattcaaaatcaattcaCCATGACGCAGATGAAAGGGCTTATAAGTAGAGGAACCCCAGCGATAACGTATTTTAGAAGCAAAAATGCTCAAAGCAGCTGTTATACTTTGCCTAGTCGTACTGCCCCGGTCGGCAGTACCAGAGATAATTACTGCTGAGTGTGAGTGGGCTGGCGGAAGACCTGTGCTCTATTCAGTGCCTTGGCTGGCAGTGGTTCGACACAAAGATAGCATCATATGCAACGGAGCTATTTTGAACACCAACTACATTCTGACTGGCTCGAACTGCATCGGAGACGGGGCACCATCTGATCTGAAGGTGGAGGTGGACTATAGCAAGGACTACCATGACTATATACGTCCTAAATACATTGAGGGAGTTTGCCAAGTAATAGTCCATCCCCAGTCCAGCAGAACTAATCTGGGCAGCAGTCTGGCCTTGTTGAAGCTCTGCAAGCCACTGAACTTCTCGAAGAAGGTTAAGGAAATCGGGATTATCAACAAGCAGCCCAAAATTGAGGCTATGGGGTTCATCTCTGGAATTGGAGCCCATAACGCGGATGCACATTGCAATCCCGCGACTGAGAGAGTACAACTTGTACAACTCTACGATCTAAGGGCGTGCACCGCTGAGCGAAAGATCTCCGCCCCATCCATCAGCATTACGGATCATAACATGTGCACTCAGAAGAACCGGACATTATGTTCCTTCTACTCGGGCGCTCCCCTGGTCATAAAAGGCAAGTTGGCTGGCATTATGGTGTTTGGCGACTGTTCCAAGGAGCCCGATGTCTCCGTCAATGTGTTCCGCCACATAGACTGGATACAGGCCAATATAAAGCAGAAATAGGCAAAGGTTAGAAAGACTTTGCATGTACTtctgaaaaataaagtatatcACATGCATGTCACATGACATGTTAACTACCATTTTTTCGTCAGGTTGGTATAACGTGTTTTAATAAATCCATCCAGTAAGTGGAAAATTAGGATTTCTCAAGAGATACCCAACTATCTGGAAGTATCTGTCATAGATAGCTCTTTGAAATGATGTAATCTGTAACTGTAGATGCATGCTGATGTGTTTCTAAAAGGTATCCTAAAAATCTTTGCAATCGTATGATTTTCTAAGGTTAAAATTCCTCAAACATGGACGTCATATTTTTCGTGCTTCAAAGGCACCAAGGCACGGCAAGCACCGAGAGCTGCAACTACGTTGGCCACTTGGTCAGGTTAATTTGCTGCAGTGGCGGCGGCGTCGAACGGTGGCAGCCAGTGTAGGGTTGCCAAAGCGAAATGAATTTTATGGCACGTTACCTATGCCGCTCCGCCCGCTGCCTCCCCTTACTGGCCCCCCTTTCCGCCTCCGCCCCTGTTTTTGGCGGCAAGAAATGCTGAAATTTATTGCCCTCCGCGGCGCATGCGCAACGCTTCGTTAGGCGAGGCAGAAATGCTGCCTGGAAGTGTATTTGTCAACCTCTCGCAGTGCACCCTGTACAGTGGTCTCTGTGTGGCGGAAGTCTTTGTTTACGGCTACGTGAGAGGCGTCGACCATATTGGGCTGTcggtttttgtattttcttctTGTTTTTTGCCCGCATGCAATTAGAATGCATGCAAGCGAACATTCCTCCATCGGCAACAGCAAATTGCCCTGGGGAGGATGATGTAATGCCGCCCATTATGAAAGTGCTTGCCAGGTTCTCCTCCACCCATGTGCAGAGATCCACAGAACTACTCTTCCTCAGGTATTTGTAGTGGTTAAGATTCAGACAGAGGATGGGGCGCCTAGGATAGGTGCTTCTTTTGAAAAATCTCTGAGTTCAGGGGCTGAAAAAAGTAAGAATATACTAACTTTCGAGTTTAGTTTATGAAACTATTTAAGTCCTTTATATCCGCACATAATTTTCtagctttttaaaatatactgcTGCAATGAggttataattcccaactggtTTTGGCTCCGCATGGAGGCTTCCCATCTAATTGCTAAGTAAACGATATTATCGATAAAGTTAAGCACTTTTTATTTACCaggtaaattaatattattgacTCAATCAatgaaaattaagtttttgtaACATGACTTTAGGGCTTAGTTCTGGTGGATGtatcaaaagaaaatgttaggTATGACGAAGTTTCTGCAGTATCCTTATAAAGTAAACTTCTAATGTCCATTCCTTAGATGAGTTATATGCAATGCGAACCAGTAGACAAGGAATTCAGTGCTTTCGAATATTGTCATTTGAAGTCAGTAAACGTATCAGCTTTAAACTGTTGATGAGCTCTTAGAaacttaaatacattttttaaaatacctcCATCAATAGCCGAGTTCAATCAGAACTAAGCCCAAAAGCCCTCCCCCTCGATCAATGGAATTCAGTTTATGATCAAATTAGCCGAGTTTCCAATCAATTATAAACCGATTTCACGCGCATCTCCGCCGGAGATGAGGCGGCGGGGCAGCCAAGGTGACCCCGACCGACTGTCGATTTGAATCCAGCGGGACGGACTTTCGAAATGGCCAGTCGTCGCCGGCGAGTTCAAGCGCAACCGGCACACAGACGCCGAGCTTTGAACAGcctccaaaaataaaatgcaaaggTGAACAACTTTCGCGGGCCCCATGCTCATGGGAATTATGACGGAGTAGAGGCAAAACACGAAAAGGCGTACGaagtattaaccagacaaGTTCGACCGATCGGCCCGGGCCATGGGAAACCCacaaaaaatgtggaaaaaatCACCGAAAAGTACAGTGAAAACACCTGCTAATTTGGTGCCTGGATTCAGATGCGATTCAGACTCGGATACGGGTACGGGTACAGGTTTACCGCCCCTTTTCGGGCATAATTTGTTCGTTGTTTCGATTTATTAATGGGAACACTTGATTTATCCGCCGATAGTCGCTTAACCCATTTCTCGATCTGGTTTGGCGGCTTTCCGTTTCGAGTCAAAACAAAGCGAAATCTCGTTAAACCATGGGGAGCTGCACTGAGGAGAACCAGaatatttaaacatattttagaaaatatatatgtattgctatattttttaaaacgtaTTTCAATAAAggttcaaaatatttaattttatgaaattaagTGTACTTTAAATCTTTCATTAAATAGTTCCATACTTGTTTTAAGGGaatgtaaattatttaaagtaaatattaaatctGTGAGTAACCTTCGTTTCTATCAGTGTACGCGTGTGTGTGGTCTGCTCTGCGTCAGGTGCAATCAAATGTCAAGAATGCACTGATCCGCATTCGATTCAAACTGATTTGCGTTTCCCAGTGGCCCAGAAAGGCAGGCAGGGAAGCCCATTTGATTTCCAGCTGAGTGGAGCTGATTTTCCTCTATTGATTGCGCAATAGAAATCAAGAGTTTTACCGCCAAGAACGAGCATCCAGTGACCCACAAATGGCATTACCCGGTTCTCATGGAAACCCAAAGATCTTTGGAATACCCTGAAGACCAGGCTCCAAAGATGCGGTGTATCTTACGGATACTCCTTGGTTTTTGTTACGGGGTACGTTGCTTCGAATGCCAGCTTGTCACCATATTGGGATGGCCAACTGGCAGCTGCGCGACCATTGAACCGAATGATTCAAGTGGCTGGCCAGTGGTTTTTATGTTCCCAGCTTCAATGACTTCGGCTAACTCTGCTGCGCGATCTCGTGCTTCCTTATTGGCCAAGGCAAGACAGACGAGGGGACCTCGCGAAAGTGACACTCCTCCTTTCGCTTTCGGAGATCCAACATCGCTATAAACGTTTAATGGCCTCAATTAGCGACTCGTTCGCCGTGTATTGGCTGCCAAACGATGTGCGAGCTGGCCATTGATAGCTCCTCTTGTCCATCTGGACACGGTGAAAAAGCGATGGTACTTAGACTTTGATCAACTTTTAGAAAATTCAATATATATAGGTATTCTCTATGTAGTGTTGGAAATATGTAGTTTCTCTATGTAGCATCATAACTtgttttacaacattttaaatgtagTGTTGAAAATATGTAATTTCCCCATGATGCATCATAACTTGTTTTACAACACTTCAAAGTTATGGTCACCCAGAGAAAATAAGGTCCACAGCCTGACGGCATTTGAAATGTAGTGTTGGAAATATTTGATTTCTCTAAGATGCATcattatttgttttacaaCACTTTACAATTATGGTTAGGAATTTAATAGGAATcttttatatgttttaaataatgCTTAAAAGCAAAAGTCGCTCCCTTATCAAAGCACGTTCTTCTATTGACAGTGTCTTAAGTCAAAATACAATCTTTAATACACATTTACTGAGGGAAGACGAACTATTAGTGATTTTTGCTAGTGCAGCTGCACCGGCATCCCTGTCCCTCCATTCAGGTTGCCACTTTTCCACAGCTGGTCAGTGGAATTCAGCGAAGATTACCGCATGATTATGCAACCGACGAGTATGAAATTCGTCTGGGCAGGTTCACCAAGACGTTGGGGCTGGGTCTCTGCACATTTAGATGAATGTCTATAGCTGTCATGCGCAATTTGCCGAGGGGGAGTTGGGCATCTGCAGGTGCACTCGATGCCACTCAATGCAGAACCAGTCCAACTCCAGACGGGGGAAACTGGATTTAATTATGTGCATGTGACTCGGTGTGGGCAAGTAAATAGATGCGCCTGTCACATGTAATCACCGGCCCACTGATCACGCTCTGATTTTCTGATTTCCTAATTCCAGGCTCCATCCGCACGTCGCTGCTCTCCGGCACGCAGTTCAACGTCACCTGGCATTTGGCCTTTGCGCACAAGGTAAGAGGAGCTTCAAGAGATCCATTGCAATGGGAGCATATCCGCCCCTTCAAGAGGGGCGTTCTTATCGCCCGGGGCTAATTAGCCGAGAATCCATTCTCGAGCGATTGCCTCACATGCACGCAGTCAAAGTCAAGCCCTGCGACTGGGATTCCCATGTCTCTGGCTTGGCTGCACGACATCGTCGCATCACAAGTTCTCAGTCATTGTTTTGGCATAGCCCGAGCATAATCCTAACCGCAACTTTTCCAGGGCGGCTTTCGGTTGCAACTATTGGATGCCCTCGATCGACCCGTTTTGGACCTGACGCCCCATGTGAATAGCTCGGAGTTTGTGAGCACTGGTGTCACGTGAgttttaaaatccaaatcgAGTCTGGATGAAGGGTTAAACTTTGTAAAATCgttaaatgaataataataattttattaaagccgCGAATTTTTAAGATAAGTATTATAAAACCCGCGTATTCTTCAGATTCTATCCTCTATTAACAAAGTTATTTAAGAAACCgcaagttcttcagaaaaccaaaaataaaattaaaattattattacgactaaaatgttttatgttaaTAATTATTCTATTTGGCAAAGTTATTCCTTCGTAgggtttgtaatatttttgcatCTGTTTTAAACACCTATCTCTCTTCTAGGGCCCAGTCCTACCAGGTGAAGATCCCGAACGACTTCGAGTGCTTCAACTGCACCCTCAGGCTGCTCCGCCAGGCGGATGAGTGGTCCAACAGCTACCGCTTCTGGTCCTGCGCCGACGTGGACATCAAGCAGCGCAAGGACTTCAAGGAGACCTGTTCCGGAAACGGCAAGTACTTCCCCTCGCGGTGCAAGTGCGACAAGAACTTCTACGGCCCGCAGTGCCAGTACAAGGACGAGTGCTCCGCGGACTCCGACTGCGGAGTGCAGGGCAAGTGCGTGGACCTGGGAGGCAGCTCGCTGCCCCGGCAGCAGTGCTACTGCAACTTTGGCTGGTTCGGCATCGGATGCAACAAGCGGTCGCCCTACAAGAGCACCAGCCTCGACCTCTCCTCGTACTCGAAGAAGGAGCTGTCGCCCGACTACCACGTCTACTGGAGGCTTCTCGAGGAGCAGAAGGAGATCGAGATGGTTCTGAGGGTCAACAGCACTTCCTGGGTGGGACTCGGCTGGAGGCCGCGTGGCATGACGCCGGAGTGCAAGAACTTCCCGCTGATAAGGGACATTGGCGATCTGACCACAACGCTGGAGGCCTCTGCACCGGAACCGGAACCCAAGAGCGAGCCGGAACCCAAGAGCGAGCCGGAACCCAAGAGCGAGCCGGAACCCAAGAGCGAGCCGGAGCCCAAGAGCGAGCCGGAACCCAAGAGCGAGCCGGAGCCCAAGAGCGAACCGGAACCGTCTAGTGAACCGGAACCTAAGAGCGAACCGGAGCCCAGTAGCGAGCCTGAGCCCAAGAGCGAGCCAGAGCCTACTAGCGCACCGGAACCCAAGAGTGAGCCGGAACCAAGGAGCGAACCGGAACCTAAAAGCGAGCCTGAACCTAAGCGATTAGCCGAGCTTAGAGCAGCACCAGTACCTACGAGTGAGCCGGAACCAAAGAGCGAACCAGAACCGTCTAGCGAACCGGAACCTAAGAGCGAGCCGGAGCCGACTAGCGAACCTGAGCCCAAGAGCGAACCAGAGCCTACTAGCGCACCGGAACCCAAGAGTGAGCCGGAACCAAAGAGCGAACCGGAGCCCAAAAGTGAGCCGGAACCCAAGAGTGAACCGGAACCCAAGAGCGAGCCAGAACCCCCTAGTAAGCCGGAACCCTCCAGCGCACCGGAACCCATGAGCGAGCCGGATCCGACTAGCGAACCGGAACCCAAGAGTGAGCCGGAACCTAAGAGTGAACCGGAGCCCAAGAGTGAGCCGGAGCCAAAGAGTGAACCGGAACCCAAGAGTGAACCGGAAGCGCAGGGCGCGAAATCCAAAAGAGTTGCTGGAGACTTTGCCCAAAAGCAGGGCGTCACCTCCGTATCCACCAGTGTTTCCTATCGCGTCAGCACCAAGGCAGATCGTCAGCGCCGTGAGGCAGGTGAGGTCGAAATTCTCAATGGCATCCCCCTAAATATTTATCCAATTCCCGTTTGTTCTTCCACAGAGTCACCTAAATACCGACTAAATCCCTACACACCACGTCATGACTTCAACGGAATGGACTGCACGGACATCGTGATCGGAGCAGCTCGGGGACTGGCCAGCAGGGTGGGTGACTACTACAGCCGAGATCGCTCCACGCCGCGCATCGACGAATTCTGGGGCGGCAAGTCAAACCTGGCTTTGGGCACGGGCTTCGAGGAGAACGGCGTGACCACGATCATCTTCCGCAAGAAACTGGTGGCCAACGAGCCCACCGACCACACCCTCGACGATGCCCTCACCCATGTCATTTGGGCCAAGGGACAGGAGCCAGAGTCCGCAGCAGTCAAGAACTTCTATCTGCCGGACGAGATCAAATACCACGGCGGCCAAATGCAACGAGGCGTCACTCAGATCAATTTCTTTGGTGAGTATTTCCTACCTCATGGTCCCTATACATAGGTGGAACTTGCTTTCAATGAAAACTTTTATTGGTTATCGAGTGGAAATATTCCTATAATATGGCGAAATATTGCCAAATGGTTCTAGTTAAGTCTTAAATATCTTCCGAAACAGTGATCAGCATAATTCTGCAACTCTCTTTTCCCACTATCCTGATTTAATAGAAAAGGAAAAGTCCGCTACCAGCACGGACCGTAATGACCTGGGCACCAATGTGCTGGACAACGATTGCTTTGGCCACTGGAAGTATCCGTCCAACTGCTCTCCCCAGGAGCACACCTGCGAGTACTACGCCAGCTGGGAGACGGTCGGAAAGGGCGACGAGATGCGTTGGCACATCGAGACGTCGAACACGCAGACCTGGACGGGAATTGGCTTCAGCGATGACCAGAGGATGTCCCAGACGGACGCCATCATTGGCTGGGTGGACAGCCGCAGCGGCAGACCCTTCCTCATGGACACCTGGGTGCTGGGCTATGCCCCGCCGAAGCTGGACGATCGCCAGGACATCTACAACGCCTCCGGCCGCATCGAGAAGGGAGTGACCATTCTGGAGTTCAACCGCAAGCGGGTCAGCAATGACGAACAGGATCTGTCCTTCACCGACGACCACTGCCTCTACCTGTTCTTCCCCGTTCTCGGAGGCGCCTTCAATGTGGTCAACAAGAAGATCCGCAAGCACGAGCAGGTTCCTCCAATCTCTTCGCAACGTGTCTGCATCAAGTCCTGCGGCAAGGGTAAAAGACTCTCAGAATTCCAAAGAAAGCTTtgcttattttatatttgctCACAGAACTCGAGTCCGTTTTTGTGGGCACCAGCACCCCGGCTCCCAGCCGTCTGGTCTACGCTGTGGCCGTGAAGTTGATGAACCTGGGCGAATCCTATGAGGCACCAAAACCGGGAACAGTAGAGTTCAACAACCTGGCGGCTACTATTTCGGATTCATTCAATGGCATCCTAAGTCCGCTGACTGGTTACTACAAAACCGAGATTCTTGGATTTGAAAAGTAAGTGGACAGAAATAGTGCGGGGTGAAAAATATAATGGATTGGAGAATGTGAAACTACAGCTGCACTTCTTAACCCATATCTTGAGTTGTATGAAACGGCTTTAGAATTTGGTTACCTCTAACAATTCgttaaattctctaataatctagaaatatttattccaAAAAATAGTTTCAATTTAACTTAAGTTTCTATACACATTGCTGAAAAATATGAGTTATTTCCAGGGAGGGCAGCACCATGGTGGCCAAGGTTCAGACCATGTTCGACAAGGCGGATGTGGAGAAGAAGCACGACCTGGAAACCAA is part of the Drosophila biarmipes strain raj3 chromosome 2R, RU_DBia_V1.1, whole genome shotgun sequence genome and encodes:
- the LOC108022471 gene encoding uncharacterized protein LOC108022471, producing the protein MSINTRHSPFGLGGALLLLAAWCLCHLAHFGSEAHVALTYPPARKYDLDFLDNARTKAPCGMPKGSIRTSLLSGTQFNVTWHLAFAHKGGFRLQLLDALDRPVLDLTPHVNSSEFVSTGVTAQSYQVKIPNDFECFNCTLRLLRQADEWSNSYRFWSCADVDIKQRKDFKETCSGNGKYFPSRCKCDKNFYGPQCQYKDECSADSDCGVQGKCVDLGGSSLPRQQCYCNFGWFGIGCNKRSPYKSTSLDLSSYSKKELSPDYHVYWRLLEEQKEIEMVLRVNSTSWVGLGWRPRGMTPECKNFPLIRDIGDLTTTLEASAPEPEPKSEPEPKSEPEPKSEPEPKSEPEPKSEPEPKSEPEPKSEPEPSSEPEPKSEPEPSSEPEPKSEPEPTSAPEPKSEPEPRSEPEPKSEPEPKRLAELRAAPVPTSEPEPKSEPEPSSEPEPKSEPEPTSEPEPKSEPEPTSAPEPKSEPEPKSEPEPKSEPEPKSEPEPKSEPEPPSKPEPSSAPEPMSEPDPTSEPEPKSEPEPKSEPEPKSEPEPKSEPEPKSEPEAQGAKSKRVAGDFAQKQGVTSVSTSVSYRVSTKADRQRREAESPKYRLNPYTPRHDFNGMDCTDIVIGAARGLASRVGDYYSRDRSTPRIDEFWGGKSNLALGTGFEENGVTTIIFRKKLVANEPTDHTLDDALTHVIWAKGQEPESAAVKNFYLPDEIKYHGGQMQRGVTQINFFEKEKSATSTDRNDLGTNVLDNDCFGHWKYPSNCSPQEHTCEYYASWETVGKGDEMRWHIETSNTQTWTGIGFSDDQRMSQTDAIIGWVDSRSGRPFLMDTWVLGYAPPKLDDRQDIYNASGRIEKGVTILEFNRKRVSNDEQDLSFTDDHCLYLFFPVLGGAFNVVNKKIRKHEQVPPISSQRVCIKSCGKELESVFVGTSTPAPSRLVYAVAVKLMNLGESYEAPKPGTVEFNNLAATISDSFNGILSPLTGYYKTEILGFEKEGSTMVAKVQTMFDKADVEKKHDLETNEVDKTSEAAAQKNADKIRAALKDQIATGRVGSLTVDPQYLDFEALEYKSTSEPNAKETLLSFFDLSETRLYIVLGLIAALVLIALIQAFCTIWKSSRKSKNTKEKLIKNSPWKEFASNTNYAFDPYGETEEKNISSSTAGKEKARHRHQSTTSSQQTTLPMSHSPTSKSQMYYESPNGQGKSGTNGRATQESSVGGANGGGAPYSRSSYAERAYSLPRQAHHYQQSPASMQPSGYYTHDRRAARQGSRDREREREREEERRHRQDRDRDSGYDRSRDDPRQNGGSDTPDFYFMPSQRKYSGEVVRVYVDYNKDPKH